CGGGCAAGGGCACCACCGCCTGACGGTGCCGGCGGCCGGTGCGATGACTTCGACCGGCCGCCGCGGTCCTCCCTGCTGAGTGCACCCCTCGGACGCAGGAGGACCCCATGTCGGACCTGTCCCGGTTCGTCACCGTCTGGTCGTTGCTCGAGGCCCGGGTGGAGAGCGGCCGGCTGCCCGGCTACGCCGCCGCGGTGCGGTACCGCGGCGAGGTCGAGGTGCGCACCGGCGGGTGCCTCGACCCGGCGGGCGCCACGCGGGTGGGCCCGGACTCGCTGTACCGGCTGGCGTCGCTGTCCAAGCCGTTCGCCGGCGTGCTCACCCTGTCCCTGGCCGAGGACGGTCTGCTGGACCTCGACGCCCCGGTCGACCGCTGGCTGCCCGAGCTCGCCGAGCCGAGGGTGCTGCGCGACCGGGCCGGCGCGCTGGCGGACACGGTGCCCACCGAACGCCCGATCACCGTGCGCCACCTGCTGACCAGCACACCCGGCTTCGGCGCCCTCTGGGACGACTCGCCACTGGACCGGGCCGTGGTCGCGGCCGGCCTCGGGGCGGGGCCCCTGCCGCCGGAGCTGACGCACGAGGAGTACCTGGCCCGGCTGGGGGAGCTGCCCCTGGCCGCGCAGCCGGGCGCCAGCTGGCTCTACCAGCTCAGCACCGAGGTGCTGTCGGTGCTGCTGACCCGGGTCGCCGGCTGCCCGCTGCACGACCTGCTGCGCGACCGGGTCACCGGCCCGCTGGGCCTGACCGACACCGGCTTCTGGGCGGCCGACCCCGCCCGGCTCGGGCCCGCGTACCTGCCGGCCGGCGACGGCGTCGAGCTCCTCGACCCGGCGGACGGGCGGTCGTCCCGGCCACCGGAGTTCGAGGGGCTGGCGGCCGGGCTGGTCTCCAGCGCGCCGGACGTGCTGACCCTCCTCAGCGCCCTGGCCGACGGGGGCGGGCCGCTGCTGGGCCCCGGCTCGGTCGCCGCCATGACCACCGGCGCGCTCACCACGGCGCAGCGGGCGGAGGCCGCCGAGTTCCTCGGCCCCGGCTGTTCCTGGGGCCTCCAGGTCGGCGTGCAGGTCGAACCGGGCCCGCCGTGGGCCCAGCCGGGCCGGTTCGGCTGGGACGGCGGCACCGGCACGACCGGCTACGCCGACCCGGACCGGGACCTGGTCGGGGTGCTGCTGACCAACGCCGGCATGGCCGGTCCGGAGGACGGGCTGGACTGGTTCTGGCGCGCGCTCTACCGCTGCCTCTGACCGCGCGCCCCGTCGGCGCCCAGCGCCAGGACCGTGCGCAGCGCG
The Modestobacter marinus DNA segment above includes these coding regions:
- a CDS encoding serine hydrolase domain-containing protein, with translation MSDLSRFVTVWSLLEARVESGRLPGYAAAVRYRGEVEVRTGGCLDPAGATRVGPDSLYRLASLSKPFAGVLTLSLAEDGLLDLDAPVDRWLPELAEPRVLRDRAGALADTVPTERPITVRHLLTSTPGFGALWDDSPLDRAVVAAGLGAGPLPPELTHEEYLARLGELPLAAQPGASWLYQLSTEVLSVLLTRVAGCPLHDLLRDRVTGPLGLTDTGFWAADPARLGPAYLPAGDGVELLDPADGRSSRPPEFEGLAAGLVSSAPDVLTLLSALADGGGPLLGPGSVAAMTTGALTTAQRAEAAEFLGPGCSWGLQVGVQVEPGPPWAQPGRFGWDGGTGTTGYADPDRDLVGVLLTNAGMAGPEDGLDWFWRALYRCL